In Xenorhabdus nematophila ATCC 19061, one DNA window encodes the following:
- a CDS encoding phage major tail tube protein: protein MALPRKLKYLNLFNDGNNYQGIVEELTLPKLSRKLEAYRGAGMNGSAMVDLGLDEGALDAEFTLGGIEAQLYKQWGIAKADGVMLRFAGSFEREDTGDVVAVEVVMRGRFQEFDHGTYKQGDNTQTKITAKNTYFKLTWDGEELIEIDTINMVEKVGGEDRLEQHRRAIGLF, encoded by the coding sequence ATGGCATTACCTCGCAAACTTAAATACCTGAACTTGTTCAATGATGGCAACAACTATCAGGGGATCGTGGAAGAGCTGACTCTTCCTAAGTTGAGCCGCAAGCTGGAAGCTTACCGTGGTGCAGGCATGAACGGCAGCGCAATGGTGGATCTGGGTCTGGATGAAGGCGCATTGGATGCGGAATTCACTCTCGGCGGTATCGAAGCTCAACTGTACAAACAGTGGGGCATCGCGAAAGCAGACGGCGTTATGTTGCGCTTTGCTGGCTCTTTTGAGCGCGAAGACACTGGTGATGTGGTTGCGGTCGAAGTCGTGATGCGTGGTCGTTTCCAGGAATTCGATCACGGCACTTATAAACAAGGTGATAACACTCAGACCAAGATCACTGCCAAAAACACTTATTTCAAACTGACATGGGATGGCGAAGAACTGATTGAAATCGACACCATCAACATGGTTGAGAAAGTCGGTGGTGAAGATCGTCTGGAACAGCATCGCCGCGCTATCGGTCTTTTTTAA
- a CDS encoding phage tail assembly protein → MTETLNTQNDDLRIIELEAPLARGNGEITEVMIRKPNSGALRGARLQALLEMDVDSMLLVLPRVTTPALTKSDLMMMSPGDLINLSVEVVNFLLPKSVKSDSQND, encoded by the coding sequence ATGACAGAAACACTGAACACTCAAAATGACGATCTGCGCATTATCGAACTGGAAGCCCCACTGGCGCGCGGTAACGGCGAAATCACGGAAGTGATGATCCGCAAACCTAACAGTGGCGCACTGCGCGGTGCTCGTTTACAGGCACTGCTGGAAATGGATGTGGATTCTATGCTGCTTGTCCTGCCGCGTGTTACCACCCCTGCATTGACCAAAAGTGACCTGATGATGATGTCACCTGGTGATCTGATTAATCTCAGTGTGGAGGTGGTCAATTTTTTGTTGCCGAAGTCGGTCAAGTCCGATTCCCAGAACGATTAA